In a single window of the uncultured Dysgonomonas sp. genome:
- a CDS encoding TraL conjugative transposon family protein: MIRKIMNRINEWLEDGLRGLLGRLTPDRRIILVISMFLVFGGLSIYMTFSSIYNLGKDKAEKIQIEQIESLKLLLEQQRDSINNLNNNYEYGRTNQ; this comes from the coding sequence ATGATACGAAAAATAATGAATCGCATCAATGAATGGTTGGAGGATGGTCTGCGGGGCTTGCTCGGCAGACTTACCCCCGACAGACGGATTATCCTTGTGATAAGTATGTTCCTTGTTTTCGGTGGTCTTTCCATCTACATGACCTTTTCCTCTATTTACAATTTAGGAAAAGATAAGGCAGAAAAAATACAGATAGAGCAGATCGAATCGCTAAAACTACTATTGGAGCAACAGCGAGACAGTATTAACAATCTAAACAACAATTACGAATATGGACGAACAAATCAATAA
- the traM gene encoding conjugative transposon protein TraM, with the protein MDEQINNKTNQEEEPVPYIKNEVKKEPLKPPKQELSMAESQKRKKMLIMPLFFLIFGGAMWLIFAPSDDGKEQAVGLTGFNAELPVPKDEGIVGDKRDAYEREAMRQKEQEKMKSLQDFSSMFNNEQQSDDEQKDNAYNTSLQAERPRSSTPRTIQSSATAYQDINKQLGDWYEKPTEADRQSQSAMEQRIQELERKQEEAEAKKAEEDEQTALLEKSYQMAARYMPAQVGEQPAEETSVTPTGDKVKVQPVKQVYQNVVSLLAKPMSNDEFIASYSKPRNMGFLTAAGNEVIKDKNSIRACVNQTVTLTNGKEVQLRLLEPMRAGKILIPANTLVTGACRIGGERLEVTINSIQYAGNIIPVELQVYDMDGQSGIFVPNNDEVKAAKEVASTLASSAGTSIMISDNAGSQLAADMGKGLIQGASQYISKKMSVVKVTLKANYKLLLLPKEN; encoded by the coding sequence ATGGACGAACAAATCAATAACAAAACGAATCAGGAGGAAGAACCTGTTCCCTATATCAAGAATGAGGTTAAAAAAGAACCACTCAAACCACCCAAGCAAGAACTCTCAATGGCGGAGAGTCAGAAGCGAAAGAAGATGCTGATTATGCCGCTATTCTTCTTAATCTTCGGTGGTGCGATGTGGCTCATCTTCGCTCCGTCGGACGATGGGAAAGAGCAGGCGGTAGGACTAACGGGCTTCAATGCTGAACTGCCCGTACCAAAGGACGAAGGTATTGTGGGTGACAAACGGGATGCCTATGAGCGGGAAGCGATGCGACAAAAGGAACAGGAGAAAATGAAATCTTTACAGGATTTTTCCTCCATGTTCAACAATGAACAGCAGAGCGATGATGAACAAAAGGACAATGCCTACAATACTTCGCTGCAAGCAGAACGACCCCGAAGTTCAACTCCTCGGACGATACAGTCCTCGGCAACTGCCTATCAGGATATCAACAAGCAATTGGGTGATTGGTACGAAAAGCCAACCGAAGCAGACAGACAATCACAGTCGGCTATGGAGCAGCGGATACAGGAATTGGAACGAAAGCAGGAAGAAGCCGAAGCAAAAAAAGCGGAAGAGGACGAACAGACAGCCTTGCTTGAAAAATCCTACCAAATGGCAGCACGCTACATGCCTGCACAGGTAGGAGAACAACCCGCAGAAGAAACGAGCGTGACACCTACAGGAGATAAGGTCAAAGTACAACCCGTTAAACAAGTGTATCAGAATGTTGTATCCCTACTGGCTAAACCAATGTCCAATGATGAATTCATAGCCTCGTACAGCAAACCCCGGAATATGGGATTTCTGACTGCTGCAGGCAATGAGGTAATAAAGGATAAAAACAGTATCCGTGCTTGTGTGAACCAAACTGTAACCCTGACTAATGGCAAAGAAGTACAACTTCGTCTTTTGGAACCAATGAGGGCTGGCAAGATATTGATTCCTGCCAATACCTTAGTGACAGGAGCTTGTCGTATCGGTGGCGAACGTCTGGAAGTAACGATCAATTCTATTCAGTATGCAGGAAACATTATTCCGGTTGAACTGCAAGTGTACGATATGGATGGTCAATCAGGAATTTTTGTACCTAATAACGATGAAGTAAAAGCAGCCAAAGAAGTAGCTTCTACATTGGCATCATCAGCAGGAACAAGCATTATGATTTCGGATAATGCAGGCTCACAATTGGCAGCCGATATGGGCAAGGGGTTGATACAAGGGGCTTCACAGTATATCAGTAAAAAGATGAGTGTAGTAAAAGTTACCCTAAAAGCTAATTACAAGCTCCTATTGCTACCCAAAGAAAATTAA